The Pseudomonas sp. DG56-2 genome contains a region encoding:
- a CDS encoding twin-arginine translocation signal domain-containing protein, translating to MTISRRGFMAGLAVAGAAVPAAYYAHKKLNHDPEDDIVTPGEASVELADLAGQQLADQLRGVWDLRLSGSQAAIAGLPEHGLQLYLDVATKGRGLRGFVDEKSRLEGPGPVAYRVLGDLVGASSAQIRWRLLSNQGGPGYECVATLDEVWGNFANAGSASLSGHLQPLQRSLALPLLDSHFVAVKRPFPEARERLPYTPELQAWVVSAEHRLFHQLWHATRDKWHNLSERKQGALRGLGWQPGPRDHERDARGPRKHRNGSGIDFLFMHRHMLGAARTLQDLPSWPHFPRPRPAVEQDRQGFARYFDNHDGNCVPPTWLAPDDEAYGQWVSAIKAGETYCSNFQVWESQYQDPHYLSKLTLGAFGSELEMNLHDWLHMCWASVPRDPVNGAPVPFARDPSDFGSRWFAAQNDFLGDPFSSHVSPVFWGFHGWIDDRIDDWYRAHERHNPGQVQRLEVNGVQWFAPGRWVEVDDPWLGPVTHGCSTVPGTFPGKSVEMDVETMKLALRITFGDEDNIGNWVRRVPQRPWYARHLSLRGIVS from the coding sequence ATGACGATATCGCGGCGAGGTTTCATGGCGGGGCTGGCAGTAGCAGGCGCAGCGGTGCCCGCAGCCTACTATGCGCATAAGAAACTGAACCACGATCCTGAGGACGATATCGTTACCCCAGGTGAAGCCAGTGTCGAGTTGGCCGACCTTGCCGGCCAGCAATTGGCAGATCAGTTGCGTGGCGTGTGGGACTTGCGCTTGTCCGGCAGCCAGGCTGCGATTGCAGGCTTGCCCGAACACGGCCTGCAACTTTACCTGGACGTTGCCACCAAAGGTCGAGGTTTGCGCGGCTTCGTCGATGAGAAGAGCCGTCTGGAAGGGCCGGGGCCAGTGGCTTACCGAGTGCTGGGCGATCTGGTTGGCGCCTCCAGTGCGCAGATTCGTTGGCGTCTGTTGAGTAATCAGGGCGGCCCAGGCTATGAGTGTGTCGCCACGTTGGATGAAGTGTGGGGAAATTTCGCCAATGCCGGCAGCGCCAGCTTGAGTGGTCACCTTCAGCCTTTGCAGCGTTCTCTGGCGTTGCCGCTGTTGGACAGCCATTTTGTCGCGGTCAAACGGCCGTTTCCCGAGGCGCGCGAGCGGTTGCCCTATACCCCGGAACTCCAGGCTTGGGTGGTGAGTGCCGAGCATCGTTTGTTTCACCAGCTCTGGCATGCGACACGTGACAAGTGGCACAACCTTTCTGAACGAAAACAGGGGGCCTTGCGCGGGCTGGGATGGCAGCCCGGACCGCGCGACCATGAGCGCGATGCCCGCGGGCCGCGCAAGCATCGCAACGGCTCGGGTATCGATTTTCTGTTCATGCACCGGCATATGCTCGGTGCCGCGCGCACCCTGCAGGATTTGCCATCCTGGCCACATTTCCCCAGGCCAAGGCCTGCGGTCGAGCAGGACCGCCAAGGTTTTGCTCGCTACTTTGACAACCATGACGGAAATTGCGTACCGCCCACCTGGCTTGCGCCGGACGATGAGGCGTATGGGCAATGGGTATCTGCGATCAAGGCCGGGGAAACCTACTGCAGCAATTTTCAAGTCTGGGAATCCCAGTATCAGGATCCGCACTACCTGTCGAAGCTGACACTCGGTGCGTTTGGTTCGGAGCTGGAGATGAACCTGCATGACTGGTTGCACATGTGCTGGGCCTCAGTGCCCCGTGATCCGGTCAATGGTGCGCCAGTGCCGTTTGCGCGTGATCCTTCCGATTTCGGTTCACGTTGGTTCGCAGCGCAGAACGACTTTCTCGGCGACCCGTTTTCGTCCCATGTGAGTCCGGTGTTCTGGGGCTTTCATGGCTGGATCGATGATCGTATCGATGACTGGTATCGCGCCCATGAACGCCACAATCCAGGCCAAGTTCAACGGCTTGAGGTCAATGGTGTCCAATGGTTTGCCCCTGGGCGTTGGGTCGAGGTGGACGACCCGTGGCTTGGGCCCGTGACTCATGGTTGCAGCACTGTGCCAGGAACGTTCCCGGGCAAGTCGGTGGAGATGGATGTGGAAACCATGAAGCTTGCCTTGCGCATCACCTTTGGCGATGAGGACAATATTGGCAATTGGGTCCGGCGTGTGCCGCAGCGCCCGTGGTATGCCCGCCACTTGTCACTGCGCGGGATCGTTTCCTGA
- a CDS encoding aspartate aminotransferase family protein: MSVAISLAQPLSVSSDVAAVETLYHFQESPLLTRQSQQESNARSYPRRIPLALKKARGLYVEDVEGRQFIDCLAGAGTLALGHNHPVVIEAIQQVLADELPLHTLDLTTPVKDQFVQDLFGLLPPALRDEAKIQFCGPTGTDAVEAALKLVRTATGRSTVLSFQGGYHGMSQGALSLMGSLGPKKPLAALLSNGVQFLPYPYDYRCPFGLGGEAGVKVNLHYLENLLNDPEGGVQLPAAVIVEAVQGEGGVIPADLEWLRGVRRITEKAGVALIVDEIQSGFARTGKMFAFEHAGIIPDVVVMSKAIGGSLPLAVVVYRQWLDTWQPGAHAGTFRGNQMAMAAGSAVMKYIKEHDLCAHAQAMGERLSGHLRRLQARFAQLGDIRGRGLMLGVELVDPASAKDAQGHPAACARLAPLVQRECLKRGLILELGGRQGAVVRFLPPLVITAEQVDEVAVRFERALGAAVASL; this comes from the coding sequence ATGTCAGTCGCTATCAGCCTTGCCCAGCCGTTGTCGGTGTCTTCAGACGTGGCCGCGGTCGAAACGCTTTATCACTTCCAAGAGTCGCCCTTGCTGACTCGCCAAAGCCAGCAGGAGTCCAATGCCCGTAGCTACCCGCGACGCATCCCCCTGGCGTTGAAAAAAGCTCGCGGCCTATATGTCGAGGACGTTGAAGGCCGGCAGTTCATCGATTGTCTGGCGGGTGCCGGGACGCTGGCCCTGGGGCACAATCATCCGGTAGTGATCGAGGCCATCCAGCAAGTGCTGGCCGATGAATTGCCCCTGCATACCCTCGATCTCACCACACCCGTCAAAGATCAATTCGTCCAGGATCTGTTCGGACTGTTGCCACCGGCCTTGCGTGATGAGGCAAAGATTCAGTTCTGCGGACCGACCGGTACCGATGCAGTGGAAGCGGCCTTGAAGCTGGTGCGTACCGCCACCGGCCGCAGCACGGTGCTGTCGTTTCAAGGCGGTTATCACGGCATGTCCCAGGGTGCGTTGAGCTTGATGGGCAGCTTGGGGCCGAAAAAGCCATTGGCGGCACTGTTGAGCAATGGCGTGCAATTTCTGCCCTATCCCTACGATTACCGCTGCCCGTTCGGCTTGGGCGGCGAGGCGGGGGTCAAGGTCAACCTGCATTACCTGGAAAACTTGCTCAACGATCCGGAAGGCGGCGTGCAACTGCCGGCGGCGGTGATTGTCGAGGCAGTGCAAGGCGAAGGCGGCGTCATTCCGGCTGATCTGGAATGGCTGCGCGGGGTGCGACGCATTACCGAGAAGGCCGGCGTGGCATTGATTGTCGATGAAATCCAGAGTGGATTTGCCCGCACTGGTAAAATGTTTGCCTTCGAGCACGCAGGGATCATTCCTGATGTCGTGGTGATGTCAAAGGCTATCGGCGGCAGCCTGCCGCTGGCCGTAGTGGTCTACCGCCAGTGGCTCGATACCTGGCAGCCAGGCGCGCATGCCGGTACCTTCCGCGGCAACCAGATGGCCATGGCCGCAGGCTCGGCGGTCATGAAGTACATCAAAGAACACGACCTGTGCGCCCACGCCCAGGCAATGGGCGAGCGCCTGAGTGGGCATTTGCGGCGTCTACAGGCGCGCTTTGCGCAATTGGGGGACATCCGGGGTCGCGGCCTGATGCTGGGTGTCGAATTGGTCGACCCGGCAAGTGCGAAGGACGCTCAAGGGCATCCGGCGGCATGTGCGCGACTGGCTCCCCTGGTTCAGCGCGAATGCCTCAAGCGTGGGTTGATTCTTGAGCTGGGGGGGCGCCAGGGTGCTGTCGTGCGTTTCTTGCCGCCTCTGGTTATCACTGCTGAACAAGTTGACGAAGTGGCCGTTCGATTCGAGCGTGCTCTGGGCGCGGCGGTGGCAAGTCTGTAG
- a CDS encoding ATP-binding protein: MSLRVRLTLILGTAFVLIWALAAAWMLRDLRYQMMFSLDQRLVASARMVAGLIDQLPQPLVAKGEGTQLSADQLSVPDGMACQVSSLRGEIIARNHGQEHALNDDRSGFRDQTIEGARWRTFTYYRGDVRITTADRHQEREALNRSILLAASAPVLVALLGSLGLLWIGIGKGLAPLNRMRDALRRRRPDALEPLQVRALPSELQPLLDTQNQLFLRIAQTIERERRLTDDAAHELRTPLTAIKTHLQVARMTDGAAREQALEHAEQGADRLHRTLEQLLLLARVEGSLSFEDGVQCSAEQVARQAIQDTGLGDSQRIALQLAPEAAQAYLDMPSPLAVTALRNLLDNALRHTRGPEPVDLAVQMEKGQVVFQVRDHGAGIAEQDLERLTERFWRNGQSGGCGLGLAIVQAIVQRCAGSLHFDNRSDGLRVQLNIPTRAV, encoded by the coding sequence ATGAGTTTGCGCGTACGCCTGACGTTGATTCTGGGCACCGCCTTTGTGCTGATCTGGGCGCTGGCGGCAGCCTGGATGCTGCGCGACCTGCGTTACCAAATGATGTTCTCTCTGGACCAGCGTCTGGTGGCTTCGGCACGCATGGTTGCCGGGCTGATCGATCAGTTGCCACAACCACTGGTTGCCAAGGGCGAAGGCACGCAACTGAGTGCCGATCAGCTCAGCGTCCCGGATGGCATGGCCTGTCAGGTCAGTTCCCTGCGCGGTGAGATCATTGCCCGCAACCACGGTCAGGAGCACGCCCTCAATGATGACCGCAGCGGCTTTCGTGACCAGACTATCGAAGGCGCGCGGTGGCGCACCTTTACCTACTACCGCGGCGATGTGCGCATCACCACCGCGGACCGTCATCAGGAGCGCGAGGCTTTGAACCGCTCGATCCTGCTGGCGGCCTCGGCACCGGTGCTGGTGGCATTGCTCGGCAGCCTGGGCTTGCTGTGGATCGGTATCGGCAAGGGGCTGGCGCCGCTCAATCGTATGCGCGATGCCTTGCGCCGGCGTCGGCCGGACGCTCTGGAGCCCTTGCAGGTGCGTGCCTTGCCCAGTGAGCTGCAACCGCTACTGGACACCCAGAACCAGTTGTTCCTGCGTATTGCCCAGACCATCGAGCGCGAACGGCGTCTGACCGACGATGCCGCCCATGAGCTGCGCACGCCGTTGACCGCTATCAAGACCCATCTGCAGGTAGCGCGGATGACCGACGGCGCGGCGCGCGAGCAGGCCTTGGAACATGCAGAACAGGGTGCTGATCGCTTGCACCGGACCTTGGAACAGTTGCTCTTGCTGGCCCGGGTCGAAGGCAGTCTGTCTTTCGAAGACGGTGTGCAGTGCAGTGCCGAGCAGGTGGCGCGTCAGGCCATCCAGGACACCGGCTTGGGTGATTCGCAGCGCATAGCCCTGCAATTGGCCCCGGAGGCTGCCCAGGCATATCTGGATATGCCTTCACCCTTGGCCGTGACGGCCTTGCGCAACTTGCTCGACAATGCGTTGCGCCATACCCGTGGTCCCGAGCCTGTGGATCTGGCGGTGCAGATGGAAAAAGGACAGGTGGTCTTTCAGGTGCGCGACCACGGCGCGGGCATTGCCGAACAGGATCTGGAACGACTCACCGAGCGTTTCTGGCGTAACGGACAAAGCGGCGGTTGTGGTCTGGGCCTGGCCATTGTCCAGGCCATTGTCCAGCGTTGCGCGGGCTCGCTGCACTTCGACAATCGTAGCGACGGCCTACGGGTACAGTTGAATATCCCTACGCGCGCTGTGTAA
- a CDS encoding response regulator transcription factor — MHVLLCEDDDLIASGIAAGLTAQGMTVDRVATAAAAQAMLQAAAFDVMVLDLGLPDEDGLKLLQRLRQQGESLPVLVLTARDAVTDRVDGLQAGADDYLLKPFDLRELAARLHTLLRRSAGRAVNTIEHGPLSYDPSSRETCLGGIPVDLSRREQALLQALLHNRGRVLSSEQLKDSVYGFGDEVESNALNVHIHHLRRKLGNGIVETVRGLGYRLGPAQLPGEAQQ; from the coding sequence ATGCACGTATTGCTCTGCGAGGATGACGACCTGATTGCCAGCGGCATCGCTGCGGGCCTGACTGCTCAGGGCATGACTGTGGACAGGGTAGCCACGGCAGCTGCGGCGCAGGCCATGCTCCAGGCAGCGGCCTTCGATGTCATGGTGCTGGACCTGGGACTGCCCGATGAAGATGGGCTCAAGTTGCTGCAGCGCCTGCGCCAGCAAGGTGAGAGCCTGCCGGTGCTGGTGCTTACCGCGCGCGATGCAGTCACCGACCGGGTCGATGGCCTGCAAGCGGGTGCCGATGACTATTTGCTCAAACCCTTCGACCTGCGTGAGCTGGCCGCACGCTTGCATACCTTGTTGCGCCGGTCTGCAGGTCGGGCGGTGAATACCATTGAGCACGGCCCGCTCAGTTACGACCCCAGCAGTCGTGAAACCTGCCTGGGCGGCATACCGGTCGACCTGTCGCGCCGCGAGCAGGCATTGTTGCAGGCGCTCCTGCACAACCGCGGTCGAGTGTTGTCCAGCGAGCAGTTGAAGGACAGTGTCTATGGCTTCGGTGACGAGGTGGAAAGCAATGCCCTTAATGTGCATATCCATCATCTGCGGCGCAAGCTGGGCAACGGGATCGTCGAAACTGTGCGCGGGTTGGGCTATCGCCTGGGGCCGGCGCAGTTGCCAGGGGAAGCACAGCAATGA
- the dsbD gene encoding protein-disulfide reductase DsbD, whose amino-acid sequence MRRLLIALMLLFSGLAQANPFTQSDFLPVEKAFVFSSERLDSGQMRLHWKITDGYYLYQKRLKFDGLPPEQHPTLPNALPYHDEYFGDTQVYRGELELLLPADASGQLRMGWQGCADAGLCYPPQTNLVSLSNVPVDEQASDQALAGNLQQSTLAWSLLAFFGLGLLLAFTPCSLPMLPILAGLVLGNGVSARRGWLLACVYVLSMALVYAALGVIAALLGGSLQAWLQQPWLLGTLAGLFILLALPMFGAFELQLPAWLRDRLERAGHGTRGGNVYGAALLGALSGLLMGPCMTAPLAGALLYIAQSGNAVQGALVLFTLGIGMGLPLLLLVTLGNRYLPRPGPWMNLVKGLFGFVFLAMALYTLRTVLEPSLWLGLGGAWLIALAWAAWPALHGLQAIRALPVLLGFWGSLLVIGAAAGGSDPWQPLQPFRAGSGTVASAVHEDAFITVSQPADLQRELDSAKAQGQWVMLDYYADWCVSCKVMEKQVFGRADVLDALNGIRLLRLDVTADAASSRQLLQRYQVPGPPTIIWIGPEGNERRSRRITGEIDAQNFLEQWAQTRSQG is encoded by the coding sequence ATGCGTAGATTATTGATTGCCCTGATGCTTCTGTTCAGCGGTCTGGCTCAGGCAAATCCCTTTACCCAAAGCGACTTCCTGCCAGTAGAAAAGGCCTTTGTATTCAGCAGTGAGCGGCTGGATTCGGGACAGATGCGCCTGCACTGGAAAATAACCGATGGCTATTACCTGTATCAGAAACGCCTGAAGTTCGACGGACTGCCGCCTGAACAGCACCCGACCCTGCCGAACGCCTTGCCTTACCATGATGAATACTTCGGCGATACCCAGGTATATCGAGGTGAACTTGAGTTGCTATTGCCGGCAGACGCCAGTGGCCAATTGCGCATGGGCTGGCAAGGTTGCGCTGATGCTGGCCTGTGCTATCCGCCGCAGACCAATCTGGTCAGTCTGAGCAATGTGCCTGTGGATGAGCAAGCCAGCGACCAGGCCTTGGCGGGCAACCTGCAGCAATCGACTCTGGCCTGGAGCCTGCTGGCCTTCTTCGGCCTGGGCTTGCTGTTGGCATTTACACCGTGTTCGCTTCCGATGCTGCCGATTCTCGCCGGACTGGTCCTGGGTAACGGCGTCAGTGCGCGGCGCGGCTGGTTGTTGGCCTGCGTCTATGTGCTGAGCATGGCCCTGGTGTATGCCGCGCTCGGTGTAATTGCAGCTTTGCTGGGTGGAAGTCTGCAGGCCTGGCTGCAACAACCCTGGTTGCTCGGCACCCTGGCGGGCCTGTTCATCTTGCTCGCCTTGCCGATGTTCGGTGCCTTCGAGCTGCAACTGCCGGCGTGGTTGCGCGACCGCCTGGAACGCGCGGGGCACGGCACTCGTGGCGGCAATGTCTATGGGGCGGCGCTGCTCGGCGCCCTTTCCGGTCTGCTCATGGGCCCATGCATGACCGCGCCCCTGGCCGGTGCCTTGTTGTACATCGCCCAAAGCGGCAATGCTGTGCAGGGTGCATTGGTGTTGTTCACCTTAGGCATCGGCATGGGCTTGCCGCTGTTGCTCCTGGTCACTCTGGGCAATCGCTACCTGCCACGTCCGGGCCCGTGGATGAATCTGGTCAAAGGCCTGTTCGGTTTCGTGTTCCTGGCCATGGCGCTGTATACCCTGCGCACGGTACTCGAACCTTCGCTGTGGCTGGGCCTGGGCGGGGCCTGGCTGATCGCTCTGGCCTGGGCCGCTTGGCCTGCACTGCATGGACTGCAGGCAATCCGCGCACTGCCAGTACTGCTGGGTTTCTGGGGCAGTCTGCTAGTGATCGGCGCAGCCGCCGGCGGCAGTGATCCCTGGCAGCCACTGCAACCCTTCCGCGCAGGCAGCGGCACTGTTGCCAGTGCGGTCCACGAGGATGCCTTCATCACCGTCAGTCAACCGGCCGACCTGCAACGCGAACTCGATAGCGCCAAAGCCCAAGGCCAGTGGGTGATGCTCGACTACTATGCCGATTGGTGTGTGTCGTGCAAAGTCATGGAAAAACAAGTGTTCGGCCGCGCCGATGTGTTGGACGCATTGAACGGCATTCGCTTGCTGCGCCTGGATGTGACCGCCGATGCAGCGTCCAGCCGCCAATTGCTGCAACGCTACCAGGTACCCGGCCCACCGACGATTATCTGGATCGGACCAGAAGGTAACGAGCGACGCAGCCGCCGTATCACCGGCGAAATCGATGCGCAAAACTTTCTCGAACAGTGGGCCCAGACCCGGAGTCAAGGCTGA
- a CDS encoding TlpA disulfide reductase family protein — protein sequence MLTVNLGPLTMAVDHLLLICALTLATVVGWRVAKRGGDNPESVLFSLFLLGLLGARLGFVLSYWSMYREDPLQIIDLRDGGFLLWPGLLVVIIGALWQGWRRTALRRPLGWGLFSGALFWLLGSLASHLYEQGTQLPEVSLKKANGEAVQLTTYSGRPLVINLWATWCPPCRREMPVLQQAQHEHPDITFLFVNQGETPQTVSTFLATTGLNLSHVLFDGGGQLAQKVGSMALPTTLFYNADGRLVGSHLGELSRASLSHALQSFERAPAPAVSNSSRNDACTHC from the coding sequence ATGCTGACCGTTAACCTCGGGCCGTTGACCATGGCCGTCGACCATTTGCTGCTTATCTGTGCCTTGACCCTGGCCACCGTTGTTGGCTGGCGGGTTGCCAAGCGCGGCGGCGACAACCCGGAGTCGGTGCTGTTCAGCCTGTTCCTGCTCGGCCTGTTGGGGGCTCGCCTGGGCTTTGTACTGAGCTACTGGTCGATGTACCGCGAAGATCCCCTGCAGATCATCGACCTGCGCGATGGCGGTTTCCTGCTCTGGCCGGGCCTGCTGGTGGTTATCATCGGTGCACTGTGGCAAGGCTGGCGCCGCACCGCGCTGCGCCGACCGCTGGGTTGGGGTCTGTTTAGCGGCGCCTTGTTCTGGTTGCTTGGCAGCCTGGCCAGTCACCTCTACGAACAAGGCACGCAACTGCCCGAAGTCAGCCTGAAGAAGGCCAACGGCGAAGCGGTGCAACTCACCACCTACAGTGGCCGGCCGCTGGTTATCAACCTGTGGGCTACCTGGTGCCCACCGTGCCGTCGAGAAATGCCGGTACTGCAACAAGCGCAGCATGAACACCCGGACATCACCTTCCTGTTCGTCAACCAGGGAGAAACCCCACAGACCGTCAGCACCTTTCTCGCCACCACCGGCCTCAACCTGTCACATGTGCTGTTTGATGGCGGTGGCCAACTGGCGCAGAAAGTCGGCTCCATGGCGCTTCCTACCACGCTGTTCTACAACGCCGACGGCCGTCTTGTCGGCAGCCACCTGGGCGAGCTGTCGCGGGCCAGCCTCAGTCACGCCCTGCAATCCTTCGAGCGCGCACCTGCGCCCGCCGTCTCCAACTCCTCAAGGAACGACGCATGCACCCATTGTTGA
- the dsbG gene encoding thiol:disulfide interchange protein DsbG encodes MHPLLKLPVSLTFGLLASQVIAAEPLPKAVQQIEAKGVKVKGSFDAPNGLRGYAAEYQNRGMALYLTPDGKHVLVGSLFDEQGQDLSEAPLQKLVYAPMAKQAWAKMEKTAWIADGKADAPRIVYLFSDPNCPYCNMFWQQARPWVESGKVQLRHIMVGIIREDSPGKSAALMASNDPAQALHKHESAGKASTLKALDKIPTAVQAKLDANLALMEELGLSATPAIFYLDEQQQMQAQQGAPRPDMLGKILGKR; translated from the coding sequence ATGCACCCATTGTTGAAACTGCCTGTTAGCCTCACTTTCGGCCTGCTGGCCAGCCAGGTCATCGCGGCCGAACCGCTGCCCAAGGCTGTGCAGCAAATCGAGGCCAAGGGCGTAAAAGTCAAAGGCAGCTTCGATGCTCCCAACGGCCTGCGTGGTTACGCCGCCGAATATCAGAACCGCGGCATGGCGTTGTACCTGACGCCCGACGGCAAGCATGTGCTGGTCGGCAGTCTGTTCGATGAACAAGGCCAGGACCTGAGTGAAGCACCACTGCAGAAGCTGGTGTATGCGCCGATGGCCAAGCAAGCCTGGGCAAAAATGGAAAAGACCGCCTGGATCGCCGACGGCAAGGCTGATGCGCCACGCATCGTCTACTTGTTCAGCGACCCTAACTGCCCGTACTGCAACATGTTCTGGCAACAGGCCCGGCCATGGGTGGAGTCGGGCAAAGTACAGTTGCGCCATATCATGGTCGGCATCATTCGCGAAGACAGCCCGGGCAAATCGGCAGCGCTGATGGCCAGCAATGACCCGGCCCAGGCTCTGCACAAGCACGAGAGCGCCGGCAAGGCCAGCACACTCAAGGCACTGGATAAGATTCCTACCGCAGTGCAAGCCAAACTCGACGCCAACCTGGCGTTGATGGAGGAATTGGGCTTGTCGGCAACGCCGGCGATTTTCTATCTGGATGAACAACAGCAAATGCAGGCGCAGCAAGGTGCACCACGGCCAGACATGCTGGGGAAAATTCTGGGCAAACGCTGA